The following nucleotide sequence is from Streptomyces bathyalis.
ACAACGAACAAAGTCTGGTCAACCTGTGAACGCTGTCTGCCGGAAGCGGTGACATCTGCACGTACTCGACAGTAGTGTGACCGGCAGTCGTGTTTTCGCACAGTGCACGACTATTCGCATTCCAGTTCCAAGGTTCTGCCCGGGCAGCCGCAGATCGCAGCCGCCCGGCCCCCACGGCAGAAGGAGCCACCGAGTGAGAACCCTCAGCAAGAAACAGCGGATATCCGCTCTTGCAGCCAGCGCCGCGCTCATCGTGGCGGGCATCACCGCCGGCACGGCGACGGCCGGCCCCGCGGACGACGCGTCGGCCATGAAGATGGGCGCCAAGGCCGCCAGCCTGACGGCGGTCCAGAAGACCCAGCTCATCAAGAAGGCCGACTCCACCGCGGCCAAGGCCGCGGACGCCAAGGCCCTGGGCCTCGGCTCCGGCGAGAAGCTTCAGGTCAAGGACGTCATCAAGAACCGTGACGGCGCGACCCACGTCCGCTACGAGCGGACGCTGGACGGCATGCCCGTCCTCGGCGGCGACCTGGTCGTGCACAAGTCCAAGTCGGGCAAGCAGACCGGCGTCACCAAGGGCACGAAGGCCGACATCTCCGCCGTCTCGACGAAGGGGATCAGCGCCGCCGAGAAGCCCGCCACGCCGAAGGCCGAGGGCAGCAAGGCGCCGCGCAAGGTCGTCTACGCGATGCACGGCAAGCCGGTCGTGGCCTGGGAGACCGTCAAGGGCGGCACCCAGAAGTCCGGCGCGCCGAGCCAGCTGCACGTCATCACCGACGCCAAGAGCGGCAAGAAGCTCTCCGAGTACCAGGCCATCCAGGAAGCGGACGGCACCGGCGCCAGCATGTACAGCGGTGAGGTCAAGCTCACCACCGGCGGCTCCGACGGCAAGTTCACGCTGAGCGACGAGAGCCGTGGCGGCAGCAAGACCACGAACCTCGAGAACGGCGAGAGCGGTGACGGCAAGGACTTCACCGACGAGGACAACAAGTGGGGCACCGGCAAGCCCGAGGACGCCCAGACCGCTGCTGTCGACGCCCACTACGGCGCCATGCAGACCTGGGACTTCTACAAGGACGTCTTCAAGCGCGAAGGCATCGCCGGTGACGGCAAGGGTGCGCCCAGCCGCGTCCACTACGGCGACAACTACGTCAACGCCTTCTGGGACGACAGCTGCTTCTGCATGACCTACGGCGACGGTGAGGGCAACAAGGCCCCGCTCACCTCGCTCGACGTCGCGGCCCACGAGATGTCGCACGGCGTGACCTCCACGACCGCGGGTCTGGAGTACGCGGGTGAGTCCGGCGGTCTGAACGAGGCCACCTCGGACATCTTCGCCGCGGCCACCGAGTTCCACGCGCCGGAGAACAAGGAAGACGTCGCCGACTTCCTCGTCGGCGAGGAGATCGACATCAACGGCGACGGCACTCCGCTGCGTTACATGGACAAGCCGAGCAAGGACGGCAACTCCCTCGACGAGTGGAGCGACAAGGCCGGCGACGTCGACGTGCACTACTCGTCCGGCATCGCGAACCACTGGTTCTTCCTGATGTCCATGGGCAGCGGCAAGTCCGAGAAGAACGGTGTCGAGTACGACTCCCCGACCTCGGACGGCTCCAAGGTCGAGGGCATCGGCATCACCAAGGCCCAGGAGATCTGGTTCAAGGCCCTCACGGAGAACATGACCGCCAACACGGACTACAAGGCGGCCCGTGAGGCGACGGTCAAGGCCTCCAACGACCTCTTCGGTGCCGACAGCGCCGAGACCAAGGCGGTCGAGGCAGCCTGGACGGCCGTCGCGGTCAAGTGACCAAGAACGGCTAGCCCGCAGGGCCCGGCTGCAGAGCCGGGGCTGAGGGCCCCTGGCACACCCGCGGGGCGGGTGCGGTGCGCTGAACGGCGCACCGCACCCGCCCCGTCGTCGTGTTCAGACGCCGCCGTCCTGCGGTGCGGCCGCCAGGCCCAGTTCGGCTCCCGAGGCCAGCAGCGGGTGCGCGGGCAGCACACGCACCGTGTATCCGAAGGGGCCCGCGCTGCCGGGCGTGACGGTTCCCTCGTAGGTCCACCGCCCCTCCAGATCGGGGCCGCCGCTCGCCGAAGTGACGGGCTTGAGCGGCACGTTCACCGCGTCTCCGCCCGCGATGCTGTCCGCACCGTCCAGACGTCCGGCCACCGCCTGCACCTCGACGTCCTCGGGGGACAGCGAGCCGAGGGCGACCCGGGCGCGCAGCGTCAGGCAGGTGCCGAGGGCCAGGCCGTCGTCCGGTCCGTGCTCTCCTTCCGCGGGCTCGTGTCCCTCCTGCCACTCCCTGCGGCCGGCCCCCTCCTGCCCGTCGTGCCGCTCGTGCTCGACGGGGCCGACGGCGACGGACGGCCACTGCTCCCGCACCCGCGCCTTCCAGGCGGCCAGTTCGCGTGCGGGCTGCGGAGCCAGCTCGCGATGGGCGCGTGCGGCCGGTGCGTACAGCCGCTGGACGTACTCGCGCACCATCCGCTCCGCCTGCACCTTCGGTCCGAGCCGCGCGAGGGTCCTGCGCACCATCCCGACCCAGCGCGTCGGCACGGCCTCGCCCGCGACCCCGGAACCGCCGCTGCCGCCCCTGTCGTAGAAGCAGGGCGCGACGTGCTCCTCGATGAGTCCGTACAGCGCTGCGGCCTCGATTCCGTCCCGGCGGTCCTCGTCGGCGGCGGCCTCGCCGTCCGCGCTCGGCACCGCCCAGCCGAAGTCCGCGTCGAACCACTCCTCCCACCAGCCGTCCCGCACCGAGAGGTTGAGAGCACCGTTGAGTGCGGCCTTCATGCCGCTGGTGCCGCACGCCTCGAGGGGCTTCAGCGGGTTGTTCAGCCATACGTCGCAGCCGGGGTAGAGCGCCTGGGCCATGTCCATCCCGTAGTCGGGGAGGAAGACGATGCGGTGACGCACCCGCGGATCGTCGGCGAACCGCACCAGCTCCTGGATCAGCTCCTTGCCCCCGTCGTCCGCCGGGTGCGCCTTGCCCGCCACCACGATCTGCACGGGCCGTTCGGGGTGCAGCAGCAGACCGGTGAGCCGCTCGCGGTCGCGCAGCATGAGGGTGAGCCGCTTGTACGACGGCACTCGCCGCGCGAAGCCGATCGTCAGCACGTCCGGGTCGAACACCCCGTCCGTCCAGCCGAGTTCGGCGTCGGCGGCACCGCGCTCACGCCACGACGCACGCAACCGTGCCCGTACGTCGTGCACGAGCTGTTCGCGCAGCCGGCGGCGCAGCGCCCACAGCTCGCCGTCCGGCAGCGAGGCGGCGTCGGCGGGCACCTCGGGCGAACGCCAGGTGGGCGCGTGCACTCCGTTGGTGACCGAGGTGATGGGCACCTCGGCCGGGTCGAACCCGGGCCACAGTCCCGCGAACATCGCGCGGCTGACCTCGCCGTGCAGGGTGCTGACGCCGTTCGCGCGCTGGGCCAGACGCAGGCCCATCACCGCCATGTTGAACAGACCGGGGTCACCGCCGGGATAACTCTCCGCGCCGAGCCGCAGCACGTCGTCGGCGGCGACGCCGTCCAGTTCGCCGTCCTCGCCGAAGTGGGCCGCGACCAGACCGGTCTCGAAGCGGTCGATACCGGCGGGGACAGGAGTGTGCGTGGTGAAGAGATTGCCCGCCCGCACGGACTCCAGCGCCGCGTCGAACTCCAGCCCCTGCTCCCCCAGTTCGCGGATGCGCTCCAGGCCGAGGAAACCGGCGTGGCCCTCGTTGGTGTGGAAGACCTCCGGTGCCGGGTGGCCTGTGCGCCGGCAGTATGCGCGCACGGCACGCACGCCGCCGATGCCGAGCAGCATCTCCTGGAGCAGCCGGTGCTCGCCCCCGCCTCCGTAGAGGCGGTCGGTGACCTCGCGCTCGGACGGCGCGTTCGCCCCGACCATGGAGTCGAGCAGCAGCAGCGGCACGCGTCCCACCCGTGCCTGCCACACGTGTGCGCGCAGCGACCGGCCGCCGGGCAGCCGCAGCTCGATGCGTACGGGCAGGCCGTCCTCCTCGCGCAGCAGCCGCAGCGGCAGCTCCGCCGGGTCGAGTGCCGGATAGTGCTCCTGCTGACGGCCGTCGTGGGAGAGGCTCTGCCGGAAGTAGCCCTGGCGGTAGAGGAGTCCCACGCCGATCAGCGGCACCCCCAGGTCGCCCGCGGCCTTGAGATGGTCCCCGGCGAGGATGCCGAGGCCGCCGGAGTACTGCGGCAGACCTCCGGTGATTCCGAACTCCGGCGAGAAGTACGCGACGGCCCGCGGAAGATCACCGGAGGCGGCCTCCTGCTGGAACCAGCGCGGCTCGTTCAAGGCGTCGTGCAGATCGCCGGCGGCGACGGCGAGCCTCCGCAGAAAGGCTCCGTCGGAGGAGAGCCGCGCGAGCTTGGAGGGCGTCAGTGCGCAGAGCATGCGCAGCGGGTCGCCGCCCGCGAGCCGCCAGGCTTCCGGGTCCAGTTCGCTGAAGAAGCGGCGGGTCGGGGGATGCCAGGACCAGCGCAGGTTGTGCGCCAGTTCGCTGAGGGGGCGGAGGGGTTCGGGAAGTACGGGATGAACGGAGAAACGACGAATGGCCTTCACCCCTCGACCGTAACGGGGCATACACACCCATCACGGCAATGATCCATTTCACGCGGGATGTCCACCCTGACGCGGCGCGCCCACCGCGCCGGAGGCCCGCCGCACAGCCCGGATCCGCACCGGGTGAGGTGCCGTCAACGCACGTCCGGGGAGGCCGATTCGGCTCGGCCTCCGTCACATCCGTCACATCGTCCGGGCAATTCCGCTCGTCACAGGCCCGGGCCGGAATGCCCTGCTCCACCCTCTCGACCCAGCTCCGCCTCTCCTCCTAAGCTTCGTGGCCTCAGTACAGGGGGCACAACTTCTGCACGTCCCACCTGGGCCTCTCCACACAGGACGCGGACGTCACGGGCAGAGAGCACGGAGGTGAGCGGAGAGCAACGGTGCGGGCCGCGCGCAGCGGCCCAGGGCACGCTCGCTCCCCGTCGGGGTGAAGTGTGACGGCGCAGCACAGCGGTGGGTTCCTGACCAGCTCCCGGTACCGCCTGCGCCGCTGGATCCGTGTTCCTGTCCGGTCGCGCATTCCAGCCCCGTCCACGCAATCGGTCGCGATCCATCACACGGAAGGTTTTGCATCGTGACGGCGTATCAACACGCCCACCAGGGGGACTACGGATACGGGATGCCGACCCCGCCGCCCCAGTGCCCGGCGCACGCCTCGGACAAGGCGGTGCCGCTCAGCGGCCCCCGCTTCCACACGGACCCGTCCGGCCACTACCGCGAGATGCGGGCCGAGCACGGCCCCGTGGTGCCGGTGCTGCTGCCCGGCGACGTCCCGGCGTGGCTGGTGATCGGCTACCAGGAGATGTACCAGGTCACGTCTGACGCCAAGCTCTTCCCGCGCGACTCCGGGCTGTGGAACCAGTGGGAGAACCTGCCGGAGGACTGGCCCCTGCGACCCATGATCGGCCAGCGGCAGCCGTCCATCTACTACACGGTCGGCGCGGAGCACCAGCGCCACCTGGAGATGGTGCAGACGGCCATGCAGAACATCAGCGCGCTCGAACTCCGGAAGCACTGCGAGGAGTTGGCGGATCAGCTGCTCGACGGGTTCTCTGCGCGCGGCGAGGCGGACATCATCGCCGAGTACGCCAAGCCGCTGCCCATCCTCGTACTGGCCAGGCTGCTCGGTTTCCCCGACTCGGACGGCCCGGGCCTCATCAAGGCGATGAGTGCCCTGGCGGACGGCGGCGAGGACGCCCTCGAGGGATTCCAGTACTTCGGCGCCAAGATCCACGAGCTGGTGGCGGACAAGCAGGCGGCCGCGGGCGCCGACCTGACCTCGTGGATGCTCGCCTACCCCGAGTACTTCACGGACGAGGAGTACGCGCTGGACCTGATGGCCATCACGGCCGCCGGCCATCTGCCCACCGCCGACTGGATCGGCAACTCCATACGTCTGATGCTCACCGACGACCGCTTCGCCGCCTCCCTCACCGGGAACCGGCGCAGCATCCCCGAGGCGATGAACGAGGTGCTGTGGGAGGACACCCCCACGCAGATCCTCGCCGGACGGTGGGCGGCCTGGGACACCTGGCTCGGCGGTCAGCGAATACGCACCGGCGACATGCTGCTGCTCGGGCTCGCCGGCGCCAACGCGGACCCGAAGGTGCACGTCGACGCGGAGGGCGCCGACACGTCGCTGCGCGGAGGCAACAGCGCTCATTTCGCCTTCAGCCACGGCGAGTTCCAGTGCCCCTTCCAGGCGCAGGAGATCGCGGAGACGATCGCCCGCGTCGGGATCGAGGTGCTTCTCGACCGCCTGCCCGAGATCGACCTGGCCGTGCCGGCCGGCGCCCTGGCGCGGCGGCCCTCCGCGTTCCTGCGCGGGATGACGGCGCTGCCCGTCCGCTTCGCCCCCACGCCCCCCATCGAAGGCAAGCCATGACTGCTCCCGCGTCCCCCTCCTCCTCCGCCGGACAGGACGGGTGCCCCGTCGTCATCGACCCGATGGTGCGCGACCTGGACGGGGAGACCCGCCGTCTGCGCGACGCCGGCGCCCTCACCCGCATCGAGCTGCTCGGGGTGCCGGCCTGGTCCATCACCACTCACGCGGAGGCCAGGCGGCTTCTGACGGACCAGCGGCTGGTGAAGGACATCAACCGGTGGACGCTGTGGCGCACGGGAGTGGTCACCCACGAGTGGCCGCTGATCGGCATGATCGACGCCGGTCGCTCGATGTTCACCGTGGACGGCGCCGAGCACCGGCGGCTGCGTACGAAGACGGCGCAGGCCGTCACCCCGCGCCGCCTGGAGAACCTGCGCCCGGTGATCGAGCGCATCACCCACCGGCTGCTGGACGACCTGGAGGTGCAGGGCAAGGAGGGCGCGGTCGATCTGAAGTCGGTCTTCGCCCTTCCGCTGCCGATGTCGGTGATCAGCGAGCTCATGGGTGTGGACCCGGCGCTGCACCCCCGGCTGCACGTGCTCTACAAGGCGTTCTTCTCGATGCTGACGCCGCAGGACGAGCGGCTCGCGGTCATCGACGAACTCGACGTCATCTTCACCGACATGGTCAGGGCCCGTACCGCCGAACCGCGGG
It contains:
- a CDS encoding M4 family metallopeptidase, whose protein sequence is MRTLSKKQRISALAASAALIVAGITAGTATAGPADDASAMKMGAKAASLTAVQKTQLIKKADSTAAKAADAKALGLGSGEKLQVKDVIKNRDGATHVRYERTLDGMPVLGGDLVVHKSKSGKQTGVTKGTKADISAVSTKGISAAEKPATPKAEGSKAPRKVVYAMHGKPVVAWETVKGGTQKSGAPSQLHVITDAKSGKKLSEYQAIQEADGTGASMYSGEVKLTTGGSDGKFTLSDESRGGSKTTNLENGESGDGKDFTDEDNKWGTGKPEDAQTAAVDAHYGAMQTWDFYKDVFKREGIAGDGKGAPSRVHYGDNYVNAFWDDSCFCMTYGDGEGNKAPLTSLDVAAHEMSHGVTSTTAGLEYAGESGGLNEATSDIFAAATEFHAPENKEDVADFLVGEEIDINGDGTPLRYMDKPSKDGNSLDEWSDKAGDVDVHYSSGIANHWFFLMSMGSGKSEKNGVEYDSPTSDGSKVEGIGITKAQEIWFKALTENMTANTDYKAAREATVKASNDLFGADSAETKAVEAAWTAVAVK
- the glgP gene encoding alpha-glucan family phosphorylase, giving the protein MKAIRRFSVHPVLPEPLRPLSELAHNLRWSWHPPTRRFFSELDPEAWRLAGGDPLRMLCALTPSKLARLSSDGAFLRRLAVAAGDLHDALNEPRWFQQEAASGDLPRAVAYFSPEFGITGGLPQYSGGLGILAGDHLKAAGDLGVPLIGVGLLYRQGYFRQSLSHDGRQQEHYPALDPAELPLRLLREEDGLPVRIELRLPGGRSLRAHVWQARVGRVPLLLLDSMVGANAPSEREVTDRLYGGGGEHRLLQEMLLGIGGVRAVRAYCRRTGHPAPEVFHTNEGHAGFLGLERIRELGEQGLEFDAALESVRAGNLFTTHTPVPAGIDRFETGLVAAHFGEDGELDGVAADDVLRLGAESYPGGDPGLFNMAVMGLRLAQRANGVSTLHGEVSRAMFAGLWPGFDPAEVPITSVTNGVHAPTWRSPEVPADAASLPDGELWALRRRLREQLVHDVRARLRASWRERGAADAELGWTDGVFDPDVLTIGFARRVPSYKRLTLMLRDRERLTGLLLHPERPVQIVVAGKAHPADDGGKELIQELVRFADDPRVRHRIVFLPDYGMDMAQALYPGCDVWLNNPLKPLEACGTSGMKAALNGALNLSVRDGWWEEWFDADFGWAVPSADGEAAADEDRRDGIEAAALYGLIEEHVAPCFYDRGGSGGSGVAGEAVPTRWVGMVRRTLARLGPKVQAERMVREYVQRLYAPAARAHRELAPQPARELAAWKARVREQWPSVAVGPVEHERHDGQEGAGRREWQEGHEPAEGEHGPDDGLALGTCLTLRARVALGSLSPEDVEVQAVAGRLDGADSIAGGDAVNVPLKPVTSASGGPDLEGRWTYEGTVTPGSAGPFGYTVRVLPAHPLLASGAELGLAAAPQDGGV
- a CDS encoding cytochrome P450, with product MPTPPPQCPAHASDKAVPLSGPRFHTDPSGHYREMRAEHGPVVPVLLPGDVPAWLVIGYQEMYQVTSDAKLFPRDSGLWNQWENLPEDWPLRPMIGQRQPSIYYTVGAEHQRHLEMVQTAMQNISALELRKHCEELADQLLDGFSARGEADIIAEYAKPLPILVLARLLGFPDSDGPGLIKAMSALADGGEDALEGFQYFGAKIHELVADKQAAAGADLTSWMLAYPEYFTDEEYALDLMAITAAGHLPTADWIGNSIRLMLTDDRFAASLTGNRRSIPEAMNEVLWEDTPTQILAGRWAAWDTWLGGQRIRTGDMLLLGLAGANADPKVHVDAEGADTSLRGGNSAHFAFSHGEFQCPFQAQEIAETIARVGIEVLLDRLPEIDLAVPAGALARRPSAFLRGMTALPVRFAPTPPIEGKP
- a CDS encoding cytochrome P450 family protein — its product is MTAPASPSSSAGQDGCPVVIDPMVRDLDGETRRLRDAGALTRIELLGVPAWSITTHAEARRLLTDQRLVKDINRWTLWRTGVVTHEWPLIGMIDAGRSMFTVDGAEHRRLRTKTAQAVTPRRLENLRPVIERITHRLLDDLEVQGKEGAVDLKSVFALPLPMSVISELMGVDPALHPRLHVLYKAFFSMLTPQDERLAVIDELDVIFTDMVRARTAEPRDDLTSALILADEGGEPLTEEEVVGNLKAMVAAGHETTIGLILNAVRALLTHPEQLRMVLDGEVGWDAVVEETLRWDTPTTHLLMRFATEDIKVGDGVIHEGEGVVISYRAIGRDPEQHGPDADRFDVARPSPNRHMTFGHGPHICPGAALSRLEAGIALPALFDRFPGIRFAVPVEEIVNQPVLTQNDLQSFPVHLHGD